The genomic DNA TCCCCCGATCACGGATGATGAAGCCCGCAAGCTCCTTGGGCGGGCTTCGGTGCTGTCTCTCTCGGACGACCAATCGCAACGCGCCATCGCCTACGAGATCGCGACGCGCCTGATCGAGTTGTTTGACAACCGCATCCCTGGGCTTATCTCCGCCGCCGATGTGATCCTCTCTCGAATCGGAAACTTCCCGGGACGTAAACTTCTTAGGCAACGCTACGCACGCGGCGAAGGGACCACGCCGGAGGCACCTGCCCGCCTTGGGCTTGAGCGCATCGGGCGCGAGCTTGAGAACACAGTTGAAATCGCAGGAAGAGTTCAGCCGCCGCTCACGGATTTTCAGTACGAGTTTCTCGCATCGCTGGAATCGGCCACTTCTGTGAGTGTGTCTGCTCCAACGTCGGCGGGCAAGTCGTTCATTCTGGGTCTGGACCTGATCCGACGACTCCGGAAGGTCGTGCCCGCCTGCGTCGTCTATGTGGTGCCGACCCGCGCGCTCATCCGCGAGGTCACGTTGACGATTCGGAAGCACCTCCGGGAAGCGGGCATGGAAGGCGTACCCGTGCGGTCGGTGCCCTTCCCGATTACGCAGGACAAGGCACCCCAAGGGGCTGTTTTCATTCTGACGCAAGAACGTCTCCTCAGTCTGTTGCACTCGCGGGAGGGGACGCAATGGATCACCACGCTCGTTGTGGACGAAGCCCAGAGCATCCGGGATGAAGCTCGGGGGGTGATCCTCCAGACCGCGATCGAGGCGGTTCTCATCAAGCACCCGCAGGCAGAGGCCCACTTTGCCAGCCCACTCGCTTCCAATCCGGAGTTCCTTCTGGATGTGGTTCAGAGGCGCGACACAGGCAGGCATCTCGTCCGCACGCTGTCGCCTGTGTCGCAGAACCTGATCTTGGTTACTCCGGTCAGGAACAAGCCTGGGCTTGTCGACTGCCAGTTGGTCGGTGGCACGCAGCCGCTGGAGCTTGGCCGTCGTTCCCTGTCGTTCAAGATGAACGCTGGCGTATACAAAAGCCGAGCCCTGTTTGCGCGAGAAGTGACGAAGCCCGATGAGATCACGCTCCTATACGCGAACACCCCCGGTGATGCCGAGGAACTTGCCGAGGCATTGATCGAGGGCCAGGAGGCACCGGGTTCTCCCGATCCGGACATCCGCGAGCTGATCGAGTTCGTCCGTTCCGACCTGCATCCCGACTACCCGCTGATTCGGTGCCTCCCGCACGGCGTGGCGTATCACTACGGGTTCATGCCCGCCATTGTGCGGGCCCGCGTCGAGGACTTGTGCCGCGACGGAAAGCTCAAGTACGTCTGCTGTACCAGCACACTGCTGCAAGGTGTGAACCTTCCGGCCCGGCACATTATCATCGAGAACCCCAAGCGAGGTTCGAAGAACGTGATGTCGCGCGCGGACTTCCTGAACCTCGCTGGCAGGGCAGGCCGTTTGTTGCAAGAGTTTCACGGCAACGTCTGGTGCCTCCGCCCAGCGACGTGGGAAGAGAAGTCCTACGAAGGCGCCCCACTGACCGAAATCCGCTCGGCCATGAACGAGGCTATGGCCGACGGAGGCACAATCGTACAGAAGGTGCTGAGGAATGAGGTCTCGGGCAAGGAGCTCGACTACGGCGAGGCAACGCTGGGCAAGGTCTACTGCGACTTTGTACGTGGCCAACGTGATCTGGCAGAGTCGCCGTGGAAAACCCAAGCGAACTCCGCCACACTTGCCGAAACAGCCTCGCTCGTCGCGGCCCTGCCCGTAACACTTCCTAATGCGTTGTTGGACGCAAACAGGGCTGTCAGGCCTGATCGCCTTCAGAAGCACCACGACTATTTGGCTCAGTTGCCCTCCGTCCTGCCTCTCATTCCGGCCATTCCGCGGGACAAGGCGGGATACGCAAGGCTAGAAGCGATCATCAAACTACTGTGCGAGAGTTTTGCCGAAGACGAGACGAAGCTATACAGGCGCTGGAACTGGCTTTCTGTTCAATGGGTCTACAACCAGCCGCTCCGCGAGATCATCAAGCAAGACTTGGCGAGCCCTGTCCATCCGAAGGGGCCTCAAACCGCGACCGCTCGAATCCGCGCACTTATGGAGCACATCGAGGTCCAGTTGCGATTTCGTCTGGTCAAGTACTTCATTGCCCATACGAGCATTCTTGAGCACATCCTGCGAGGGCGAGACGATGCGGCGACCGCCGACGCGCTTGAACCCTTCCACGTGTACCTTGAATGCGGGGCGTCCGATCGCGTCGCCCTGAGTCTGATCGCGCTCGGCTTGTCGCGGGCAACGGCATTGGCACTGCGTGACAAGATCAGCTTTCCAGAAGAAGCATCCCCCGAGAGCTGCTTAGCGACACTCGCCGCGCTAGATCTGAGGTCGATCCAGATTCCATCCTTGTGCCTCAGAGAAGTGAGAGACCTGTTCGGGAGAGACTAGAGCCGATGGATTCTGAGCATTAGCGAGTGACGTGATCCAGCCGCTGCCAGCCGCCCGCACCGTCGCGGGGATTGGCGGGACGGCGTTGATTCTTGATCCGGGGGACTTTGCGGTGGTGGTGCGGGCACTCCAGACGCTGGACAAGGGGCGTTCGTTGTCCATGCTGCGGATGCTGGCGGGGAACAACAAGCCGGCGACGATCAACTCTGTGATTCAGCAGCCGTTTGTGAGCACGAATGCATCGGATACGGTGGCGGCGATGTCCATTGGGCGGATGCAGGACGCGGGAACGACGGTGACGATAACGGCGTCGCCGCATCGAGTTTCTCCAGCATCGCCGCCGAGCTCGACCATCACCGCGTCAACGAACCCCATCGACTCGTTTTTCCGCACGCCCATGGATCGCCTCCAGACCGCCCGCATGACGGGTCACTTCCGGTACGATCATTCACCCGCAGCGGTTGCGCGATTGTATAGAGGTTCCATACGTCTGTCAGTGGGGTTGCCCAGAGTGACGGGAATTGATGAAGCTTGCATCCAGGGCGACGCTCGGAGCCACGCCCCATCGCTTGCCCTGCGCTCTGGCTCTGGCGGCCATTCGGGCCTCAAGAGTGGAGATGACCAGCAGCCGCGTGTCCAGCGGCTGGGTGGCAACGATCGTGCTTCCACGGGGTGGATGTCATGCCCGGTCCGGGTGATCGCTGCGTGTCTCTGGGATATGCCGCCGGGTTCTCGGCGCTGGGATTTGCCTTCGCTCGGCGGCGGCCTATGCTTGCATGATGACGCAAGTAAGCAGACAACGCCCACGTTCGCCGAAGCAGGCCGCATCACGGCGGGGGGCGATTGATGCCCTGCTCGATCCGGAGTTGTTCAAGGCGTTGTGCGATCCGACGCGGGTGTTGCTGCTCGGGTGTCTTGCCAAGTGCGGCAGGGCGTGCACGGTGAGCGAGGTTGCGGCGTGCTGCTCGGTTGATCTCTCGGTCGTTTCGCGGCATCTGCGGCAGCTTGAGCGTGCCGGGGTTTTGCGGTCTTCCAAAGAGGGACGAACGGTCTTCTATGCCGTGAGGTATCAGGACCTGAGCAAGGCGCTGAGGGACCTTGCGGATGCGATCCATGCGTGCTGCCCGGAGGGAGTCGATGAGACGAGCGGAGGATGCTGCTGTGCCTAGCCAGAGCCGCCGGATCCGCGTGTTGTTTCTGTGTACGGGGAACTCGTGCCGCAGCCAGATGGCCGAGGGGTGGGCGCGGGCACTGAAGGGTGGAGAGATC from Phycisphaeraceae bacterium includes the following:
- a CDS encoding DEAD/DEAH box helicase, whose protein sequence is MCLLLLLNLPPNEPPWFPDLLRKLLIADLAAQLPGTPLDHTPPITDDEARKLLGRASVLSLSDDQSQRAIAYEIATRLIELFDNRIPGLISAADVILSRIGNFPGRKLLRQRYARGEGTTPEAPARLGLERIGRELENTVEIAGRVQPPLTDFQYEFLASLESATSVSVSAPTSAGKSFILGLDLIRRLRKVVPACVVYVVPTRALIREVTLTIRKHLREAGMEGVPVRSVPFPITQDKAPQGAVFILTQERLLSLLHSREGTQWITTLVVDEAQSIRDEARGVILQTAIEAVLIKHPQAEAHFASPLASNPEFLLDVVQRRDTGRHLVRTLSPVSQNLILVTPVRNKPGLVDCQLVGGTQPLELGRRSLSFKMNAGVYKSRALFAREVTKPDEITLLYANTPGDAEELAEALIEGQEAPGSPDPDIRELIEFVRSDLHPDYPLIRCLPHGVAYHYGFMPAIVRARVEDLCRDGKLKYVCCTSTLLQGVNLPARHIIIENPKRGSKNVMSRADFLNLAGRAGRLLQEFHGNVWCLRPATWEEKSYEGAPLTEIRSAMNEAMADGGTIVQKVLRNEVSGKELDYGEATLGKVYCDFVRGQRDLAESPWKTQANSATLAETASLVAALPVTLPNALLDANRAVRPDRLQKHHDYLAQLPSVLPLIPAIPRDKAGYARLEAIIKLLCESFAEDETKLYRRWNWLSVQWVYNQPLREIIKQDLASPVHPKGPQTATARIRALMEHIEVQLRFRLVKYFIAHTSILEHILRGRDDAATADALEPFHVYLECGASDRVALSLIALGLSRATALALRDKISFPEEASPESCLATLAALDLRSIQIPSLCLREVRDLFGRD
- a CDS encoding helix-turn-helix transcriptional regulator, whose protein sequence is MMTQVSRQRPRSPKQAASRRGAIDALLDPELFKALCDPTRVLLLGCLAKCGRACTVSEVAACCSVDLSVVSRHLRQLERAGVLRSSKEGRTVFYAVRYQDLSKALRDLADAIHACCPEGVDETSGGCCCA